Sequence from the Ziziphus jujuba cultivar Dongzao chromosome 9, ASM3175591v1 genome:
AAAGGGCATTAGAAAGgttcaaaattaaaatctatCTGTAATATCTTAATCTGGttgaaatgatttttttcttttttaaattgtcACTAAATTTATTTGGCCATAAAGCATTTTGTTCATTGCTGGCTACTTAAGGCTGGCAGTTTGTCAGTTTCAAAAAGTTACTACCTAACCGGCAGCCCTAATTGTATTTTGTTTCTAATCCTTGTGAAGGATTACAGACAAAAGCATCCGGAAGTAACTGTTCTTGATCCTCCCAATGCAATACAACACCTAAACAACCGGCAATCCATGCTTCAAGATGTGGCAGATCTAAACTTGTCCGACTACCATGGTATTATTTTTTAGACTATAACTGTGggatggttttctttttctcagaaaaaaatttttaatcagGACTTTAGATCATCTTAGAAAAACTAGCTATTTAGAGTTACTGATTTATTTATTCTCAACTCTTTTGCAAGGCAAGGTTGGTGTTCCAAGGCAATTGGTTGTAAAAAAGGATCCATCATCTATACCTTATGAAGTTACTAAAGCTGGGCTAAAATTACCATTGGGTACcataacttattttattttatttttctttttttaattattattattattatttttccctgTATTCTTCTGTAACTTGTAGAAGCGGGTAATCGGACCACTGGTTCTGGTTTTACTGTTAAAGACATTTCCCTGATGCCTACCTAAAATGCTCTCTGTCCAAAGTAACTTATGCATGGCCAGTCTTGTCGAATATGACAAGCTTCAAATTATTTTGACAAGTCAAGCTCAAAGGATTAATGCTAACATTAGGCTTTGCTTTGGTTGATTGGTATATCCACATATGATACTTTTCGAGCTAAGCTTAATTATGGACATAGTTTATGATCATTAtgagaaattataaaatatattacagTCATCCTGTTGGTATTTCTAATCTAGTACTCTTAAATTCTTTCTTGCATATTAAGTTTCTTTATGAGTTAAAACTATTTTCCCTTGCTTATCTGTTCAGTTGcaaaaccactacttgtggATGGAAGTGCCAAGTCACATGAATTATTTCTTGCTTACGATGAGTTCTCCCTCTCAGAACTTGAACCTCCCTTAGTCTTACAAGAGTTTGTAAATCATGGTATGATTTTGCAACTGATGCATGAATGATGAACTCATATTTCTATTGTATCTGGAATTAatagtttatatttaaaaatgtagTCCTCCTTTGCCTCATTGTAGGTGgtattctttttaaaatatttattgttggGGAAACCATCACGGTTGTGAGGCGTTTTTCTCTACCTGATGTCACTAACCATGAACTAGCAAAGGTTGATGGTGTGTTTCGTTTCCCAAGGGTTTCATGTGCTGCAGCTACGGCAGATGATGCAGAACTGGACCCTAGTATTGCTGGTGAGGTTTTTCAACACTTCTGTTGAATATGAAGACAACATTCTTTTGCCTATATGCTGTAAAAGTCAATTTTATCCTTATTTTCTACTAACAAATTATGGTTTTTAAGCTGTGATATTTTTATTCAGTCTATTGCATCTAACTTTTCGGAAATGTGATTCTttgacatatatttttttaattaatcctTCTACTTTCCTTCATTAAATCAATCTAAAACTGTTGTTGCAGAACTTCCTCCGCGGCCATTGCTGGAGAGGCTTGTGAGGGAGCTTCGTCTCCGACTAGTATGTCTTTATTTTACTTAAATTGCGGCTATTTCATTTTTCATCTTCCTATATGTTAATAACTTAATGTGTTACAGGGCATCCAGCTGTTCAATATAGATATGATCAGAGAAATTGGAAGCAGAGATGTTTTTCATGTTATTGATATCAACTACTTTCCTGGCAAGTATCAGTTATCTGCTTTCGGTTTCATCTTATTCTAGCATCTAATTCATGTTAagctttattgaatttttaaattttgagcacTTGATTTGCAATTCCTGTAGCCAAGTATGAGGATgtgtttttattcatttataaggTTTCTTCCATTagtaatatatattacaaacacCGTAATTAATTGATTGCAACTGAAAACATGTGCCCATTATCAGGTCGGTGTGAGGGATTGGCCATCTTGTATGAATTATCCTTGTATTCCGtcttgcatatagaagtaaaGATCAATTTTCCTagtctcttttattttcttctagaTGAACTTTGCAGTCACTCGAGGAAACATGCATAAGAAGCCTAGAATAGTTACAGAAAATGGAAGTATTATCCTCATCTCTCCCTCCCTCTCCCAGTAAATAGGGTGTATAAGAAGCTAAGGATAATGGAATTGAACAGCCTTTTTCATGTATGAATATTTTAACTTTACTGTCTATTTACCAAACTTCCCTAGGTTTTGTGTAACTGGGTTTTCATAAATAGTTTTGAATGAATTGCAGGTTATGGGAAAATGCCAGATTACGAACATATATTTACGGATTTCTTACTAAGCCTAGTGCAGAACAAATACAAGAAGAGGCCTACCACTTAAATCAGTGCAaggaaaatatatttcatttgtaCATGACACTTTGTTGCAGAAATTAGCCTACTTCTTGGAAACTGAAGCACACAGTGAGATCTAAGTCTTTATTTCTATATTACTAACGGAATGAAAATGCCCTTTTGCTCAAACGCTGAAAACTCCAATGTATAAAATAGGTTCTTTGCAATCCAACGtcattttatgttttcatttttattttttatttttttgttaatatttttaaagtcCTTTTCTGCTGTGTCTTGGAAAAAAGGGCATTTGTCTCCTCTACGTATAAAAAACCCATCACATAAGGCATTAGAGTGGTTATCTTTCTCTCTTCTCGTAAAGGACTCCCAATCGGTGGCTTCACTGCGGAAAGTTTTAATCTACCATATTCATAAtcgattataataataataataattgatgaCCGAGAGAAGCTATATTTTgcacttttctctctcttctttttctgttcacattttttttattattatttttttatttacgtGAGTTATTTGTTGTCTACTATTAAGTTATCTTTTATGGATGAAGGTAGcttaaacatttatttatttattgtgttttttCCTTTGCGTAAAGCatgtatttttacaatattcTATAAAATACATAATGTTTTTCTCTCACTTGTAGTTgtgtatgaaaaaaatattattattttttaacaatttgaatttaatattattaatgtctTAAACTAAATagcttaatatataaaaatatgttacaaatataattaattatattaacaatattaaaaaaattacacgtatatatgtatagtcTGGTCGGTTTAGTACGATAAAACATTACTAAAATTGATTTGAACTGGCCATGTGCAGGATTGGTTTATGTCTACTATTAGGTTAATATTTCAAGTGATATTCGCATTGTTCTACCCatattatgtgtgtgtgtgtatatatatatatatatatatatatttttttttttaacattttgaatcttaatttttttttaaaattttaaatggtgtattcaatttataatttaatgaatttaaaataagttataaattttaaaatatttgataaattattatgaaattttatagattctataaaaatttataagaatttaaaaatttgtttggaATTAAGGTTAGATTtcatattcataattttttttataattttatttttaaatatttttcaaatttattaaaatcaaaatgtattcaattataattttatagaatttttttaaaatttaaaggtattcaaaaatttttaattttaaaagatcatatttttaaatttgtataaatttttttaaaatttaaatcaattatttttaaattttaaatacttttaaaattttttaaattttaaattaaatattcaaaatgactTAAATTGAATATTCAAAATGGCTAAGCAGATTAAACAAACGAGGAACACTTAAGACTAAGGCAATGGGCAAATTAAGGAATTTAGGAAAGAGGGGCTTAGAGAGAGGGAAGCCAAGTAGACTGAGAAAGAGGAAGGGAGAGGAAGAGATCGAGAAGcgtaatttaaattaattgaaaaagagGGAGGGAAAGAGATCATGCCGTTGCAGTTTCGGCTTGATGATCGTGCGCACTTCGCAGCTCAGAACCCAACTTACAAACTACAATGAAGCCTAGTAAGCGCTACAGGGATGGATTACGGCGGCCATAAATGACATAGAATCTTGTAAGAAAGGGTTCAAAGATGAAGAGAAGGATACCCCAATAGTCAAATCAAGTACTGGTTTCACTAACCTTTGCAGCAATATTTAGCCATTAATGGAGAAGATAAATAAAATGCTggcaatttttaatttctactcAATAGaaagctcctttttttttttcttctttttttttatttggttgaaaTAATGCTATGCCCTTTTTCTCACTCTTTCAAAACCTTGCTTATTATGCAGAATATGTTGTAGACTGCTTcatatttttaatgtaaatgaGTTCAGTATTTTTGTACGgtgaattaaattgattttcaatcaatggggattttttgtttatttatttattttgctttcccCTA
This genomic interval carries:
- the LOC107435278 gene encoding inositol-tetrakisphosphate 1-kinase 4 isoform X1: MRLNGEIPVGRGEEDGMDGEMNSLNYSIGGVGQKLTVGYALTSKKKRSFLQPKFLSLARSKGICFIAIDLNRPLADQGPFDIVLHKLLRKEWWDIIEDYRQKHPEVTVLDPPNAIQHLNNRQSMLQDVADLNLSDYHGKVGVPRQLVVKKDPSSIPYEVTKAGLKLPLVAKPLLVDGSAKSHELFLAYDEFSLSELEPPLVLQEFVNHVLLCLIVGGILFKIFIVGETITVVRRFSLPDVTNHELAKVDGVFRFPRVSCAAATADDAELDPSIAELPPRPLLERLVRELRLRLGIQLFNIDMIREIGSRDVFHVIDINYFPGYGKMPDYEHIFTDFLLSLVQNKYKKRPTT
- the LOC107435278 gene encoding inositol-tetrakisphosphate 1-kinase 4 isoform X2, which codes for MRLNGEIPVGRGEEDGMDGEMNSLNYSIGGVGQKLTVGYALTSKKKRSFLQPKFLSLARSKGICFIAIDLNRPLADQGPFDIVLHKLLRKEWWDIIEDYRQKHPEVTVLDPPNAIQHLNNRQSMLQDVADLNLSDYHGKVGVPRQLVVKKDPSSIPYEVTKAGLKLPLVAKPLLVDGSAKSHELFLAYDEFSLSELEPPLVLQEFVNHGGILFKIFIVGETITVVRRFSLPDVTNHELAKVDGVFRFPRVSCAAATADDAELDPSIAELPPRPLLERLVRELRLRLGIQLFNIDMIREIGSRDVFHVIDINYFPGYGKMPDYEHIFTDFLLSLVQNKYKKRPTT